The sequence GCGTTTCTTGAGGCTAAACCTGGTCACAGCCCTTCTTTCACTTGGAGAAGTATTCTCTGGGGTAGGGACTTGCTGCAGTCGGGTCTTTTATGGAAGGTGGGAGATGGTAGTCATATTAGGACGATTGAAGACCATTGGATCCCTAATAACAGAGTTAAGTTTTTCTCTTCCAATCACAGGCATCCTTCCCCTTTTTTGTCCTATTTTGTTTCAGAGAATGGGGATTGGGATGTTTCTAAACTTACAAGCTGTTTTTCTAATCCTCTGGTTGATGATATCCTTAGTGTCCCTCTTCTGGGTGAGTTTGGAGAGGATGAGCTTGTTTGGGGGCAGGATAGTTCTGGGGAGTATACTGTCAAGTCAGCTTATCATCTTGCTTTCTCTTCTCATgatcttccttcttcttcttcttttgctgACTTTAAGAAATTCTGGTCAAAACTCTGGACTTTGAAAATCCCTCCAAAAGTTAAGGTGTTTATTTGGAGAATGCTTTCTAATGCTATTCCTGTTTCTTTTTCCCTTCACAAAAGATGTGTTATTGATTCTCCCCTATGTCCCCTATGTAAATTACATCCTGAAACGGTTAAGCATGCATTCTTTAGATTGTTCCGAAGCGAGGAAAGCATGGAAATCTTAAAGGTTTGTTAATctgtacaataaatataagtatttaaatatttttgatttCTTTTGTAATATTTCTAAAGAGCTGGACAAGGATTATTATtgcattttttgttgttttctgtgGGCTTTGTGGAACCAAAGGAATAATATTTTTCATCATAGACAAGTGGGTCAACCTTTTGATGTTTATGAATGGGCTGTtacttttttcttcaaatttttggATGCTCAGCAGGTCTCTGTTTTACCCTCTGCTTCTAACCAGGATCAAGCAGATTTGCAAATTACCCCTTCTCAGGGAGCTTTTCAGATATTTACAGATGCAACCATTGATGTTCAGAGGAAAAAGTACAGTATTGGGGCTGTGGTTTTGAACCATTCTAACCGAGTTGTGGCTGGTTTGGCCATTCCTTTTTCAAGTTGTGTTGATCCGATGGTTGCTGAGGCTAAAGCAATTATCCATGCTCTTCAGTGGGCCTCCTCTATTTTCTTGCCGGTGGACATTCTAAAAACAGATTGCAAGTCTATAGTGGATAAATTGTACTCTTGTAACCGGGGTTGTAGCattgttgatgacttagttGTTTGTATTAAGAACTTGTTATCTCCCTGCCCAAACCTCAAAGTGGTCCATGTTCATAGGAGCTTTAATGTCAAGGCACATAATACAGCTAAATGGGGTCTTGGGCTTGATAGTGAGTTCGTTTGGAATGGCTCTTTGCCTTCCTTGTAGTCTTGTGGTGTTGGTTTGTTCTCCACAGgactttctttcaaaaaaaaaaaaaagcattaaGGGTCAACAGATGTTGAAACTAAGGTCAATACATGATGTTTGAAGTTATAAATGATCTCTTTCTTATAAAATGCAAAAGATGTTGAAACTAAGGTCAATACATGATGATGTTTGAAGTTATAAATgatcttttaatttttcttataaacTGCAAAAGATGATATTAATATATAACTTCTATCTATACAGACCGCCAAAGCAtttcttaaatagaattaagaaaaaatatattcataGGGTATGTAGCTAGGTAGCTGTACATCAATACTACACCTTTAACTAATCTTTTTTGGACTCTTGGTCTCTTCAGGTTCCACATTCTGCACCTCTCACAAACTGGAGATGCCGCTCCAGCTTTAGCTTCGGGCTCTGATTTCTCAGCTGCTGCTATCATTGTCGCCCAATGGTGATTGTCGAAGCTGATCAATGTTTTCACATTCTGGCACTGTGTCACAAACCGGAGAATCAGTTTTATCTTTAACATCAGAATCATAGTTCTCAGGTGCTACAATACTGTCATTATTCGCTTCGGGTTCTGAGGACTGTTGAGGCTGATGATCTATATTTTCAGAAACAGTATCTGATACCACCCCGCAACTCTGAGACTCctcctttcctgcaaccttctTGTCCTCCATGTCTATGGAAGACACAGGAAGGTCAATACTAGTCTGGTTATCATTTTCCTGTAACATAACGGTAGCCTGTTTCAGTGGAACACTTAAGACATGGTGCCACAAAATTAATGAAACATAAAAAGCTTCCTCAAGGCATATAGTTCTGTATGCAGCATGCATTTTAAGAATGGTTAGTGAAGAGGAACCTTTATCTTGTGATATATTACCTTTACTAGTATTactgttattattattgttatcataattattatttgtttaccGTCTAAGAAAAAGCAGATAAATATTACTAGGATTTccaactttttaaattttttgaatataTTTACTTCAGTAGAATGAAAGCCTTAAAGAACTTAGAAAACATTTGATTTTATATCTGGCATAATCCCACCAACCTTGGATGAATTAACTTGGTCATTGATACCAGCATCAGAACCCTCCAATTCCGCCACTGCTCCACTGCTGCTTGCTAGATTCTTCTCAGATGAGCGCTCAATCTCTTTTGACAAAGATCCACCAAGCTCAGGCTTATCATCACCCGTTTCAGCATCATTACTGTTTAATTTATCCTCCGGTACTGGGCTGCTGTCTGGACCCCATTCTGATGAGTCTTTAACATCTGCTTCAACTTCATGCGAGGTAGATGTAGATACCACAGATTCTGACATAGTTTCTGTTTCTAAACTAGCTGCAGTAGCATCCATTTGATCCACAGTTTCCAAGGAAGATCCAGATCTATTTATAATTCCACCAGTGAGGGGTGCATCCACATCATCAACATTGTCAACTTCACCATCTTTTGACTTGTTTAGCGTTCCTGAATTGTTAGCTAGACATTTAACATTGGAACCGTTAATTTGTTCTTCCTCTGACACCAAAGACGATGAAGGTAGATTCAGAGTATCTGAACCCATATTGTCCGATACGTCCCCGACCACCTGACATGCTTCAGCTGCGCTTTCCATATTAGACTCAAGATCTTTAGACCCCTCAAGTTGTACAGAGAGGCTTGCTGGACCCATCTCAGAAGAGTCATCAATTGTTTCTGGGCTCCTAGCAGATGAGGCCTCAATCTTTTCTTCCTCAGGCACTGAAGAAGACTGTGGTGCATTTGTGTTGTCTACAACATTTTCTACCAGTATCATGCTAACATGGGATGGATCAGTTTGAACATTACTTTCATCAGCATCTTTCAGAGGTTGAACATCCTTTCCAGCATTTAAGTCTTCTGTTTCTTCTACAGATGAATCCTCGATCTTTCCTTCATTGATTACTACGCAAGACAAAGGACTTGAAACGATCTTTTCAGGCAAACACCCAACACCCTTGCATGAATCTAACTGATCAACCATTTCAACCTCTGAGTCTTTTGGTTCGTTTAAAGGAACTGAGCTGCGAGCCATAGATAGGGAGCCAATTTTCTCTGTTGTCTCTGAAGAAGATGAAGGCTCTGGAATATTATCCAACAAATCCCCAGTAGTGTTATTTGAGTTCAATTGGACAGCTATTTCAACCCCTGAATCTTTTGGTTCTTCTGGAACAGGTGTGCTGCTAACTATAGCCTTCACAGATGAACATTCATTTTCTTCGATTCCTGACTCCAAAGTGGACAGGTGCTCCACAAATTTTTCTGGCGAATTCTCTCCAGCTGTGGACGGCCCAGACTTAATATCCATCTCAGCTTGAGAATCTTTTAGTTCCTCTGCAGGCTCCAAACCATCAGCCTTTTGTTCCCCATCTCTTGAGGTTGCAGGAAACACTTCTGATGTACTAGCTGATACAAAATCGCCACCAGTAGAAACGCCCAATTGTTCACTCGATTCAAGTTCAACATGATATTTTTTTGCTTCCTCATGTTCTACAGGGCTGCTAACTGGACTTTTATCAGAGCGATCATCAACCTTTTCTTCAGTAATCAATGAAGGCGAAGGCAAAGTTATCTTCCCAGATACTTCTCCAGAACCTGTATCACAAACATCAGAAACATCTTCTGCAATTTTTTCAGATACTGTAGGgcaaatattttattctaaataaattaaatttattattttatttaaccaaTATTTGTTAAAAATAGGAATGCAACATATCGACACCCAAAATTGAAATCATTTATGAAAGAGGTTGATATTTGATGTATTCAATTCAATTGAAGAAcaaaagtaagaaaaaaaatctgGAACTGCCATGAGCCGTGATGAGTGTGAAAAAGGGATGAAGATAATGATTCAAAGACAACAAGGGTATTTGTTggtattttcataaatatttaaggTTACATTTGacatataaattattcattaaacCAAGGAACTTAATCCCGCATAGCCAAAAACTAAAATCTGGTATTTCCTAGCTTCTGCTTTTGGCTGCCGTTGTCtcacaaaatattaaaaaagctGCTTTTTCTTTTTACCAAAAACATAATTATCTTCAAATTATGGAATAAGCTATTTTAGCTATCCAAGAAACTGTCCCAAATGGGCTAAAGCAGAATTGTAAAGTCACCCTCCCTCCCCAGACTTACCAGAACTAGAATGATCAGGTGCAATGATACTTGTGGAGTTCTCGAGCTTTTTATTGTCAGTACAAGCTTCAGGAGATTCTTCTGATGCAGGCTTTACTGTAGAGTGAATATCAGTAGGACAATGAGGCTTTATCACACTAGATTCATCTGGACCTCGAGAAATAGAAGCAGTGACAATAGTATAATCACCAGCATTTTCAGGCTTTTCTAGAATTGGCGGACTTCCATGGCTGCTCAAATCATGCCGGGAAACTACTTGAAGCTCATTATCAGAAGGCTTCTTTGTGTCCCCTAAGCCATCATCAGTTATAGAAGATGGGACAGGAGCACCCGATAGTTCAGGGCTCATGGATATAGAAGTTGTTTCAGAATTATCACCAATcttgacatttttttttaaacagggTCCAGTGGCATCACTGCAAGAAGCTTTTGGAGACTTCTTTGATAAAGATTCAGTTTTGTTTCCAGGTCCATCTGGAACTACCACATGCTCCTCAGCAGTCACAGATCCCAAAGATGAATTTAAATCGCTGCCAGTTGTGGCCAATAGATCAGAAGCAGGAGGTTGCATCTGACAACTGTTTTCGTCGGCACCAATAGGAGAAATGACTTCCTTACTATCAGCCATAATAGCATCTTCTTGGGAATGTTGACCTGGATCTGTTGTTTTCTCAAAATGGCCTGCAGCAGTCTTGACTTGCGATTTTTCCACAACAGTTGTGCAAACAGCGGTCTCATTTGGGCCAGAAGCCTTTTCCACCTCTTCTTTTGTATCATCTGCAGTCCCAGTTTGTTTATCAGACTTCACTGGAAGGTCAGGCAATGCAGCTACTCTTTCTGACATTGTCGCACTAAACTGCACTTTATCGACCAAAGTTTGACTTTTGCTCACTTCAGAAACAGTCTTACCTGTTAATGGTACATTAGGAGCAGCCTTGCCCTCTTTCCCATGAGACTCCGAAGCTTTAGTTTTTAACAGGCAAGTTCCAGAAAATACTTCCTTCATCACACGAGCAACATCATTTACATCTGCAGTTTGAATCCGCCCCAAAACTTTTTTATCATTAAATCCAGCAGCAGTGTCAATTGCTGCTTGAGGGTTTGTTGGCTGTTTCACTTGTGGGGCATAGTTTGATTGATCTTTTCTTTTTGCATCATGACCAGGTACACCAGCAGTCATATGAACTTCACCTGTTTGAGACTGAGCAACTTCCTGTGTATCACTTCCTTGCTTACCTCTCAAGGCAGCAGATTTATTGCCCATTGTATCAGCAGATTTATTCTGCAACTGAGAGCTTAATTTTGGATCCTGACCAGCCAGAGCATCAGGTGGAGGAGGTACTATTGCAGCTTGTTTCCTTCCTCTGCGACGTGGTGCTTCAGTTCGGTTTGGAGTTTTTCGACCTGACCTTTTTGCTGGCATGTGTTCAACAGGACAAGGAGGTGTAGATTGAATGCCTGTAGAAACAGAAAGGTGAGGGAACATAGAGTAAGAACTGACAgaaaaaattgcataaaaatGGTGCTTAGCGATACCTTCTGTGGCAGTAGAACCAGAGAAAGAAGCAGATGAAGGAACACCACCAGAAGCCGCAGCAGTCAAAGTAGAAATAACTGGAAGAGTTTTATCCTCCAAAGTTTGGTTCTTAGTCACTTCAGGAAGGGCTTTATCAGATACAGCTGCAGTTGGGACAAGCACACCTTCCTGTCTTGAAGGCTCATTAGTTTCAGTTTTAGATGAGCAAATTTTAGGCAAAGTTTCCTTCACCACAGAAGCAGCATTGCACACACCAGCACTTTGGTTATCTGCCAAGACAGTGCCTGCACAAGATTGAAACCCTTAGATTCATTCTTGCTTTACGGTAGTCGTTTTGacctaaaaaaaaaagcatagaAATAGCTATTCGACAATTTGAACTAAAACCACATTTCTAAAGAGGACCAGTGGAATACTTATTCCATCCAATGTTTAATCAATGAAATGATTATTTACTTACATTATACCAAAAATAGGTAATGTATTTAACCAAATTTTTGTCAGCATTGTACGACTTTTCTGGTTACTTTCTCATATAAACACACATACAAACACTATATACATtaatacacacacatatatctTTGTTGCAGTCAACACTCAATCACCTAAAAGTAAATAgatcaaaattttataaataagttGAGTGTTCTTTgaacatatttatataaatttatttataataataaaatatatttaaaattaatcaaaaagtttgaaatttttcatatataatttgaaaatagacattattcaataatataaaacataaataAGAAATGATTTgggtatttttgttaaaatagaTATTATTCCATTCAAACAACTAACCGAACATAGCAATTATGGTCAAACATTAATTCCAATTTCCAACTAAAGAAAGGATTAGCATTCAACCGGTATTCTGTATATTCCCATTCATATTCCAGCTCCATGGTGCTCTTAGTTTGGTCCATCAAACCAAATACCACCTAAGTGCAAAAAATTATAAGCCTTAGGCATGGATAGCACTCACCATGGGACCCATCAGCACTGCCATGCAAGGTTGAAGAGCTATCTGTCTGTTTTCCTTGAGCAAGATCAACTGTATTTTCAGTTGGTTTTATGGCTTGAGCTGCTACACCTTCAGGTGAAAGGAATACTTGCTCCTTGGTAACATTTGTCACTTCTGAAATATTCTCTTGTTTAGTTCTCACGGTGTCACCCTTTGACATATCGTCAGAGTTAACATGTGAATTCAGAGTTGGTTTTAATTCCTCACCAGCTGAAGCACCAGATACTGGGGGAGCCATTGGTACTTGTTTCTTACCCCTCCTTCGAGTTCCAGAGCCTCCACTTTGATTCCTCCGACCTTGTCCTTTTGTTTGCACAGGCACAGACGGGATAGGAGAGAGAGATACAGGCACAGCAAGCTGGAGATTGGCCTGGGGAGAATTTAAGGTAGCATCTAAATTGGCATGATGGTCAGTTCCACCAGTACTTTGTACAGCAGTAGAACCAGATATAATATCAGGACATTGGGTTGCAGGAATGGTAGAGGTGGTTTCACTGGTGACAGTCGCTTGATTTCCTAACAGTTCCACGGGTTTATTCTGTGTAAGATCATTTAGTTTTGGATCTGGACCAATTAAACTACCAGCAACAGCAGGTGGCACAACCGCCGGTGGCACAACCGCTGGTGGCACAACTGCCGGTGGCACAACCGCCGGTGGCACAACCGCTGGTGGCACAACCGCCGGTGGCACAACCGCTGGTGGCACAACCGCCTGTTTTTTACCCCTACGACGAGGTGTTTCCGTTCCGCTTTGAGATCTGCGACCTTGCCCCCTTACTTGACCAGGGGTGGAAGAAACAACAGGGCTAGATTGAGGACCTGGAGTAATAGAGGAGGCAATGACTGGCTGAGAGCTTGCAACCCCAACATTGGCATATTGCACTTGTCCAGGAATACCTGCCTGTAAGGTATTTGAACTTGAGATTGTTTCAGAGCTGACAGTTGTTCCTCTTGGTAACCCTGTATCTACCTTTGCAGTTACAGAAAGTTTTTGAGCCGCTGCACCAGGGGATTGATCTGTTGTGACCCTTTTTGGCCTGCCACGACCTCGCTTGGCTGGTGGAGTTACCTCTTTGACTGGCTGCAAGTGTGGCGGATGCAACATGGCTTGCGCTCCTGACTGCACAATGACCGGCTGTGGCTGCACAGTGGCTGGCGGTGGTTGCACAGTAGCCGGTGGTGGTTGCACAGTAGCCGGTGGTGGTTGCACAGTGGCTGGAAGTGGTTTCACAGTAGCTTGTGGTGGCTGCTCAGTGGCCAGCGATGGCTGCACAGCGGCTAGCTGTGGCTGCACAGTGGCCAGTGGTGGCTGCACACTGGCTGGCAGTGGCTGCGCACTAGCTGGTGATGGCTGCACACTGGCTGGCGGGGGGTCAACTACAGGTGGAACTGAAACTTCTGTCTTGACAGCCACAACAGCTTGACTTGCATCTGTTGGTGAGTTTGTTTCTGTAACTT is a genomic window of Cannabis sativa cultivar Pink pepper isolate KNU-18-1 chromosome 9, ASM2916894v1, whole genome shotgun sequence containing:
- the LOC115723374 gene encoding chromatin structure-remodeling complex protein SYD isoform X2 — its product is MASPQNVEMEAAKFLHKLIQDSKDEPAKLATKLYVILQHMKSSGKEHSMPYQVISRAMETVINQHGLDIEALMSSRMSSAGGSQPSDAAITQFGGSSQTVGIAKDSKMGLPENEVSKVDTFASSRPPVGPSSAGHEYFQGPGSHRNSQSLDHESPSSMDSRSANSQSQERRDSSNWDKQANQKDGKKTNTKRKRGDTSVSTEPHNDNPQQLDSRNTVVNTRKGKMSKMDSSPGFAIKASEHANFNILQSSSQMEQFSTLSGSMRPVIRSKQESQHLMEKQLDSANTNNSMSRAPNLKYPDETEVSSSHNPLSQQQVPSAAHDIMGAWNQNKTGLQLDKSQIPRFPSNVPGNAEIPLQSAASSAGMGSFGKVHGGPTMASGSFPTTEPGFTPPLQFGGSVLATGKVLEHDGGSSNKLADSGKLAQAGRQNSVSEMSMLRNAGPRDAGKSPVLPSPVNSGMPFMEQQLKQLRAQCLVFLAFRNGLMPKKLHLDIALGNIFPKEGGSADGPRKELMDHRGKVTSSEPNNAPDMMPFGRMNNAKETDKIPPGTLSTGRFQDIDSSSKEAGNMKAEDKSGPAFDQFLPEERKYLQTSRKPDVETQTSEITASQASMTMASQHDSSGTRSGLAFSVPGDKVENGHQLAGRANQAVSLMAANKHINPEIVNWTTAGNHDDVSRGVLPSSAVQHELVPERRDNVQSQGHNLSNISGSGNHHSDNNLSSFSSRDHWKPVSGTDNNHHTVHLANMTPKQLSQEQVQEDSLVPDVPPSPKYTMSEKWIMDRQKKKFLDEQKWILKQQQTKQRIATCFYKLKENVSSSEDISAKTKSVIELKKLQLLELQRRLRSDFLKDFFKPINPEIDRLKSLKKHKHGRRVKQLEKFEQKMKEERQKRIRERQKEFFGEIEVHKERLDDVFKFKRERWKVFNKYAKEFHKRKERIHREKIDRIQREKINLLKINDVEGYLRMVQDAKSDRVKQLLKETEKYLQKLGSKLQEAKSMTTRFEQEMDDPGAPGIIDKGESAIDNEDESDQAKHYLESNEKYYMMAHSIKESIAEQPSMLHGGKLREYQMNGLRWLVSLYNNHLNGILADEMGLGKTVQVISLICYLMETKNDRGPFLVVVPSSVLPGWETEINFWAPSINRIVYSGPPEERRKLFKERIVQQKFNVLLTTYEYLMNKHDRPKLSKIHWHYIIIDEGHRIKNASCKLNSDLKHYQSFHRLLLTGTPLQNNLDELWALLNFLLPNIFNSSEDFSQWFNKPFQSNGDNSADEALLSEEENLLIINRLHQVLRPFVLRRLKHKVENELPEKIERLIRCEASAYQKLLMKRVEENLGSIGSTKARSVHNSVMELRNICNHPYLSQLHAEEVDNYIPKHYLPPVIRLCGKLEMLDRLLPKLKATDHRVLFFSTMTRLLDVMEEYLHWKQYLYLRLDGHTSGSDRGALIDKFNKPNSPFFIFLLSIRAGGVGVNLQAADTVIIFDTDWNPQVDLQAQARAHRIGQKRDVLVLRFETVQTVEEQVRASAEHKLGVANQSITAGFFDNNTSAEDRREYLESLLRECKKEEAAPVLDDDALNDILARSESEIDVFESVDKQRRDAEAATWRKLINQQLTDNSETLPPLPSRLVTEDDLQEFYEAMKIYEVPKADGGSNVGGVKRKSEYHLDTQHYGRGKRTREVRSYEEQWTEEEFEKMCQVDEALGSPSKAKEEVTETNSPTDASQAVVAVKTEVSVPPVVDPPPASVQPSPASAQPLPASVQPPLATVQPQLAAVQPSLATEQPPQATVKPLPATVQPPPATVQPPPATVQPPPATVQPQPVIVQSGAQAMLHPPHLQPVKEVTPPAKRGRGRPKRVTTDQSPGAAAQKLSVTAKVDTGLPRGTTVSSETISSSNTLQAGIPGQVQYANVGVASSQPVIASSITPGPQSSPVVSSTPGQVRGQGRRSQSGTETPRRRGKKQAVVPPAVVPPAVVPPAVVPPAVVPPAVVPPAVVPPAVVPPAVAGSLIGPDPKLNDLTQNKPVELLGNQATVTSETTSTIPATQCPDIISGSTAVQSTGGTDHHANLDATLNSPQANLQLAVPVSLSPIPSVPVQTKGQGRRNQSGGSGTRRRGKKQVPMAPPVSGASAGEELKPTLNSHVNSDDMSKGDTVRTKQENISEVTNVTKEQVFLSPEGVAAQAIKPTENTVDLAQGKQTDSSSTLHGSADGSHGTVLADNQSAGVCNAASVVKETLPKICSSKTETNEPSRQEGVLVPTAAVSDKALPEVTKNQTLEDKTLPVISTLTAAASGGVPSSASFSGSTATEGIQSTPPCPVEHMPAKRSGRKTPNRTEAPRRRGRKQAAIVPPPPDALAGQDPKLSSQLQNKSADTMGNKSAALRGKQGSDTQEVAQSQTGEVHMTAGVPGHDAKRKDQSNYAPQVKQPTNPQAAIDTAAGFNDKKVLGRIQTADVNDVARVMKEVFSGTCLLKTKASESHGKEGKAAPNVPLTGKTVSEVSKSQTLVDKVQFSATMSERVAALPDLPVKSDKQTGTADDTKEEVEKASGPNETAVCTTVVEKSQVKTAAGHFEKTTDPGQHSQEDAIMADSKEVISPIGADENSCQMQPPASDLLATTGSDLNSSLGSVTAEEHVVVPDGPGNKTESLSKKSPKASCSDATGPCLKKNVKIGDNSETTSISMSPELSGAPVPSSITDDGLGDTKKPSDNELQVVSRHDLSSHGSPPILEKPENAGDYTIVTASISRGPDESSVIKPHCPTDIHSTVKPASEESPEACTDNKKLENSTSIIAPDHSSSEDVSDVCDTGSGEVSGKITLPSPSLITEEKVDDRSDKSPVSSPVEHEEAKKYHVELESSEQLGVSTGGDFVSASTSEVFPATSRDGEQKADGLEPAEELKDSQAEMDIKSGPSTAGENSPEKFVEHLSTLESGIEENECSSVKAIVSSTPVPEEPKDSGVEIAVQLNSNNTTGDLLDNIPEPSSSSETTEKIGSLSMARSSVPLNEPKDSEVEMVDQLDSCKGVGCLPEKIVSSPLSCVVINEGKIEDSSVEETEDLNAGKDVQPLKDADESNVQTDPSHVSMILVENVVDNTNAPQSSSVPEEEKIEASSARSPETIDDSSEMGPASLSVQLEGSKDLESNMESAAEACQVVGDVSDNMGSDTLNLPSSSLVSEEEQINGSNVKCLANNSGTLNKSKDGEVDNVDDVDAPLTGGIINRSGSSLETVDQMDATAASLETETMSESVVSTSTSHEVEADVKDSSEWGPDSSPVPEDKLNSNDAETGDDKPELGGSLSKEIERSSEKNLASSSGAVAELEGSDAGINDQVNSSKENDNQTSIDLPVSSIDMEDKKVAGKEESQSCGVVSDTVSENIDHQPQQSSEPEANNDSIVAPENYDSDVKDKTDSPVCDTVPECENIDQLRQSPLGDNDSSS
- the LOC115723374 gene encoding chromatin structure-remodeling complex protein SYD isoform X3, which codes for MASPQNVEMEAAKFLHKLIQDSKDEPAKLATKLYVILQHMKSSGKEHSMPYQVISRAMETVINQHGLDIEALMSSRMSSAGGSQPSDAAITQFGGSSQTVGIAKDSKMGLPENEVSKVDTFASSRPPVGPSSAGHEYFQGPGSHRNSQSLDHESPSSMDSRSANSQSQERRDSSNWDKQANQKDGKKTNTKRKRGDTSVSTEPHNDNPQQLDSRNTVVNTRKGKMSKMDSSPGFAIKASEHANFNILQSSSQMEQFSTLSGSMRPVIRSKQESQHLMEKQLDSANTNNSMSRAPNLKYPDETEVSSSHNPLSQQQVPSAAHDIMGAWNQNKTGLQLDKSQIPRFPSNVPGNAEIPLQSAASSAGMGSFGKVHGGPTMASGSFPTTEPGFTPPLQFGGSVLATGKVLEHDGGSSNKLADSGKLAQAGRQNSVSEMSMLRNAGPRDAGKSPVLPSPVNSGMPFMEQQLKQLRAQCLVFLAFRNGLMPKKLHLDIALGNIFPKEGGSADGPRKELMDHRGKVTSSEPNNAPDMMPFGRMNNAKETDKIPPGTLSTGRFQDIDSSSKEAGNMKAEDKSGPAFDQFLPEERKYLQTSRKPDVETQTSEITASQASMTMASQHDSSGTRSGLAFSVPGDKVENGHQLAGRANQAVSLMAANKHINPEIVNWTTAGNHDDVSRGVLPSSAVQHELVPERRDNVQSQGHNLSNISGSGNHHSDNNLSSFSSRDHWKPVSGTDNNHHTVHLANMTPKQLSQEQVQEDSLVPDVPPSPKYTMSEKWIMDRQKKKFLDEQKWILKQQQTKQRIATCFYKLKENVSSSEDISAKTKSVIELKKLQLLELQRRLRSDFLKDFFKPINPEIDRLKSLKKHKHGRRVKQLEKFEQKMKEERQKRIRERQKEFFGEIEVHKERLDDVFKFKRERWKVFNKYAKEFHKRKERIHREKIDRIQREKINLLKINDVEGYLRMVQDAKSDRVKQLLKETEKYLQKLGSKLQEAKSMTTRFEQEMDDPGAPGIIDKGESAIDNEDESDQAKHYLESNEKYYMMAHSIKESIAEQPSMLHGGKLREYQMNGLRWLVSLYNNHLNGILADEMGLGKTVQVISLICYLMETKNDRGPFLVVVPSSVLPGWETEINFWAPSINRIVYSGPPEERRKLFKERIVQQKFNVLLTTYEYLMNKHDRPKLSKIHWHYIIIDEGHRIKNASCKLNSDLKHYQSFHRLLLTGTPLQNNLDELWALLNFLLPNIFNSSEDFSQWFNKPFQSNGDNSADEALLSEEENLLIINRLHQVLRPFVLRRLKHKVENELPEKIERLIRCEASAYQKLLMKRVEENLGSIGSTKARSVHNSVMELRNICNHPYLSQLHAEEVDNYIPKHYLPPVIRLCGKLEMLDRLLPKLKATDHRVLFFSTMTRLLDVMEEYLHWKQYLYLRLDGHTSGSDRGALIDKFNKPNSPFFIFLLSIRAGGVGVNLQAADTVIIFDTDWNPQVDLQAQARAHRIGQKRDVLVLRFETVQTVEEQVRASAEHKLGVANQSITAGFFDNNTSAEDRREYLESLLRECKKEEAAPVLDDDALNDILARSESEIDVFESVDKQRRDAEAATWRKLINQQLTDNSETLPPLPSRLVTEDDLQEFYEAMKIYEVPKADGGSNVGGVKRKSEYHLDTQHYGRGKRTREVRSYEEQWTEEEFEKMCQVDEALGSPSKAKEEVTETNSPTDASQAVVAVKTEVSVPPVVDPPPASVQPSPASAQPLPASVQPPLATVQPQLAAVQPSLATEQPPQATVKPLPATVQPPPATVQPPPATVQPPPATVQPQPVIVQSGAQAMLHPPHLQPVKEVTPPAKRGRGRPKRVTTDQSPGAAAQKLSVTAKVDTGLPRGTTVSSETISSSNTLQAGIPGQVQYANVGVASSQPVIASSITPGPQSSPVVSSTPGQVRGQGRRSQSGTETPRRRGKKQAVVPPAVVPPAVVPPAVVPPAVVPPAVVPPAVVPPAVVPPAVAGSLIGPDPKLNDLTQNKPVELLGNQATVTSETTSTIPATQCPDIISGSTAVQSTGGTDHHANLDATLNSPQANLQLAVPVSLSPIPSVPVQTKGQGRRNQSGGSGTRRRGKKQVPMAPPVSGASAGEELKPTLNSHVNSDDMSKGDTVRTKQENISEVTNVTKEQVFLSPEGVAAQAIKPTENTVDLAQGKQTDSSSTLHGSADGSHGTVLADNQSAGVCNAASVVKETLPKICSSKTETNEPSRQEGVLVPTAAVSDKALPEVTKNQTLEDKTLPVISTLTAAASGGVPSSASFSGSTATEGIQSTPPCPVEHMPAKRSGRKTPNRTEAPRRRGRKQAAIVPPPPDALAGQDPKLSSQLQNKSADTMGNKSAALRGKQGSDTQEVAQSQTGEVHMTAGVPGHDAKRKDQSNYAPQVKQPTNPQAAIDTAAGFNDKKVLGRIQTADVNDVARVMKEVFSGTCLLKTKASESHGKEGKAAPNVPLTGKTVSEVSKSQTLVDKVQFSATMSERVAALPDLPVKSDKQTGTADDTKEEVEKASGPNETAVCTTVVEKSQVKTAAGHFEKTTDPGQHSQEDAIMADSKEVISPIGADENSCQMQPPASDLLATTGSDLNSSLGSVTAEEHVVVPDGPGNKTESLSKKSPKASCSDATGPCLKKNVKIGDNSETTSISMSPELSGAPVPSSITDDGLGDTKKPSDNELQVVSRHDLSSHGSPPILEKPENAGDYTIVTASISRGPDESSVIKPHCPTDIHSTVKPASEESPEACTDNKKLENSTSIIAPDHSSSGSGEVSGKITLPSPSLITEEKVDDRSDKSPVSSPVEHEEAKKYHVELESSEQLGVSTGGDFVSASTSEVFPATSRDGEQKADGLEPAEELKDSQAEMDIKSGPSTAGENSPEKFVEHLSTLESGIEENECSSVKAIVSSTPVPEEPKDSGVEIAVQLNSNNTTGDLLDNIPEPSSSSETTEKIGSLSMARSSVPLNEPKDSEVEMVDQLDSCKGVGCLPEKIVSSPLSCVVINEGKIEDSSVEETEDLNAGKDVQPLKDADESNVQTDPSHVSMILVENVVDNTNAPQSSSVPEEEKIEASSARSPETIDDSSEMGPASLSVQLEGSKDLESNMESAAEACQVVGDVSDNMGSDTLNLPSSSLVSEEEQINGSNVKCLANNSGTLNKSKDGEVDNVDDVDAPLTGGIINRSGSSLETVDQMDATAASLETETMSESVVSTSTSHEVEADVKDSSEWGPDSSPVPEDKLNSNDAETGDDKPELGGSLSKEIERSSEKNLASSSGAVAELEGSDAGINDQVNSSKATVMLQENDNQTSIDLPVSSIDMEDKKVAGKEESQSCGVVSDTVSENIDHQPQQSSEPEANNDSIVAPENYDSDVKDKTDSPVCDTVPECENIDQLRQSPLGDNDSSS